The following proteins are encoded in a genomic region of Pirellulales bacterium:
- a CDS encoding acetate/propionate family kinase gives MKILLLNAGSSSLKATLAESTDGRTIAHCIADWAGPVTRYRYVGPGGKSDSAELAASGHAEALTRFLVDLTSREPIALPTRAALWAVGHRVVHGGPFTASVRITPEVRERIRALNDVAPLHNPPSLDTLTAAEGQLPDVPHIAVFDTAFHATMPPEAYTYPVPQRWTREWGIRRYGFHGLSHAYCSRRAAEMLRRPLAELRLVICHLGHGCSASAVHHGRCIDTTMGFTPLEGLMMATRCGSIDPSIALYVQKHQRLNTAEVEFALNRASGLLGVSGVSGDMRQVLAAARQGNEGARLALAIYSRRVRQAIGALTVTMGGIDALVFTAGVGEHGAEVRESICEGLQCLGLHLAASNANASPDVDVARPEAAARILVVQTREDIIMLDDVIRVLGEDNPIGGPD, from the coding sequence ATGAAGATTTTGTTGCTCAATGCGGGCTCGAGTAGCCTCAAGGCCACACTCGCCGAATCGACGGATGGCAGGACCATCGCCCACTGCATCGCCGATTGGGCAGGTCCTGTTACCCGATACCGTTACGTCGGGCCAGGGGGAAAATCGGATTCGGCAGAGCTTGCAGCGAGCGGACACGCCGAAGCATTGACGCGATTCCTGGTCGACTTGACTAGTCGTGAGCCGATTGCCTTACCAACTCGCGCGGCATTATGGGCGGTTGGACATCGCGTGGTGCACGGTGGCCCCTTTACAGCGTCCGTTCGAATCACGCCTGAGGTTCGCGAACGGATCAGGGCCTTGAATGACGTGGCGCCGCTGCACAATCCGCCGAGTCTCGATACGCTAACAGCCGCCGAAGGTCAGCTACCAGATGTGCCGCATATCGCCGTTTTCGACACGGCGTTCCACGCAACCATGCCGCCCGAGGCCTACACTTATCCGGTGCCTCAGCGCTGGACCCGCGAATGGGGCATCCGTCGCTATGGTTTCCACGGACTCAGCCATGCGTACTGTAGTCGGCGCGCTGCCGAGATGCTTCGCCGGCCACTCGCTGAATTGCGACTCGTGATTTGCCACCTCGGTCACGGTTGCTCGGCCTCGGCAGTGCATCACGGTAGGTGCATCGATACCACGATGGGTTTCACGCCGCTGGAGGGCCTGATGATGGCTACCCGCTGCGGCTCAATCGATCCGAGCATCGCGCTCTATGTCCAGAAGCATCAGCGATTAAATACAGCGGAAGTGGAATTCGCCCTGAATCGAGCGTCGGGACTTCTCGGCGTTTCGGGCGTCTCAGGCGATATGCGCCAGGTGCTTGCGGCAGCGCGACAGGGGAACGAGGGAGCTCGACTGGCCTTGGCGATCTACTCGCGACGCGTTCGACAGGCGATTGGCGCGCTGACCGTCACGATGGGGGGGATCGATGCGCTGGTGTTCACTGCCGGCGTGGGCGAGCATGGAGCCGAGGTCAGGGAGTCCATCTGCGAAGGCTTGCAATGTTTGGGATTACATCTCGCTGCAAGCAATGCGAACGCATCGCCAGATGTCGATGTCGCTCGACCTGAGGCGGCCGCCAGAATTCTCGTCGTGCAGACACGTGAGGATATCATCATGCTCGACGATGTGATTCGAGTCCTTGGCGAGGATAACCCAATAGGTGGCCCTGACTAA
- a CDS encoding DUF1990 domain-containing protein, translated as MILARRPNDRTIARFLDSQAGQRFSYEAVGATAHSAPAGFLVQRTRSELGTGAEVFARAKICLQQWQQFRLGWLRVFPDGAPLEVGGVVAILARVSMLWSLNACRILEVVDEAGPLHRFEFVYGTLPDHAAKGEERFLVEWDTTDNRVWFEIYSFSRPNQLATRLASPLMRKLQRRFCRESSEAMYAAVTART; from the coding sequence ATGATCCTGGCACGTCGCCCGAACGACAGAACGATCGCGCGGTTTCTTGATAGCCAAGCCGGACAGCGCTTCAGCTATGAAGCAGTTGGCGCCACGGCGCATTCGGCTCCAGCGGGGTTTCTGGTTCAGCGCACGCGCAGCGAATTGGGGACGGGAGCCGAGGTCTTTGCCCGCGCGAAGATTTGTCTGCAACAATGGCAGCAATTTCGCCTTGGATGGCTCCGCGTTTTTCCGGACGGCGCCCCGCTTGAAGTGGGCGGCGTCGTCGCGATTCTGGCACGAGTATCCATGCTTTGGTCGCTGAATGCGTGCCGCATCCTGGAAGTAGTGGACGAAGCTGGCCCGTTGCATCGGTTTGAGTTCGTCTACGGTACTTTGCCCGATCATGCAGCGAAGGGCGAAGAGCGATTTCTGGTCGAATGGGACACGACCGATAACCGGGTTTGGTTCGAAATCTATTCGTTCTCGCGTCCCAATCAGCTTGCGACACGTCTCGCCAGTCCCTTGATGCGCAAGCTGCAGCGCCGCTTTTGTCGAGAATCGTCCGAGGCGATGTACGCCGCAGTGACCGCGCGGACGTGA
- a CDS encoding HEAT repeat domain-containing protein produces MSRLILVFTLTLLMVAAVCGWWLIALPRASRPSEAPRVDVAALLAEKGASAPRVDPPDQVLARLPAVALDRPRRDPAESAERPSREPKLLPAIEAPLPLAPESTASPSTVSRSPALDSKAGVPNRPATLTEPPAPAREPAPADDDLLAWMRLLADPRRAKDAVAHLRASGFNASHIELARRFTSDEPAVRMAAIRSLTKIRGVTPADWLIWASRDPEPEVRRLAATLMITSSDPRLQAAVETMALQDPDAELRELARDGIDRLRGRN; encoded by the coding sequence ATGAGCCGCCTCATACTGGTGTTCACGCTGACGCTGCTGATGGTCGCGGCCGTCTGCGGCTGGTGGCTCATCGCGCTGCCGCGCGCGTCGCGGCCCAGCGAGGCGCCACGAGTCGATGTCGCCGCGTTGCTGGCTGAAAAAGGCGCCAGCGCGCCGCGCGTCGACCCGCCAGACCAGGTGCTGGCGCGGTTGCCGGCCGTGGCGCTCGATCGGCCGCGGCGCGACCCGGCCGAGTCGGCGGAACGACCTTCGCGCGAGCCCAAGCTACTGCCGGCGATCGAGGCGCCCCTGCCACTGGCGCCGGAGTCAACGGCGTCACCGTCAACAGTGTCACGGTCGCCGGCGCTCGATTCGAAGGCGGGCGTCCCCAATCGTCCCGCCACGCTCACGGAGCCCCCCGCGCCGGCGCGCGAGCCGGCGCCGGCAGACGACGATCTGTTGGCTTGGATGCGCCTGTTGGCCGACCCGCGCCGCGCCAAGGACGCAGTCGCCCACCTGCGCGCAAGTGGCTTTAATGCGTCGCACATCGAATTGGCGCGGCGGTTCACCAGTGACGAGCCGGCCGTGCGCATGGCGGCGATCCGCTCGCTCACCAAGATTCGGGGCGTGACTCCGGCCGATTGGCTCATCTGGGCCAGCCGCGATCCGGAACCCGAAGTTCGCCGGTTGGCGGCCACGCTGATGATCACCAGCTCCGACCCGCGTTTGCAGGCCGCTGTCGAGACGATGGCGCTGCAAGACCCCGACGCCGAACTGCGCGAGCTGGCCCGCGACGGCATCGACCGCCTGCGAGGCCGCAATTAG